A genomic stretch from Deinococcus radiotolerans includes:
- a CDS encoding Bug family tripartite tricarboxylate transporter substrate binding protein — protein sequence MKKTALLAASALLTLATPATAQNVSNLRIMAPASPGGGWDQTSRAIQTVLQNQGIAKPVQVFNVPGAGGTIGLAQLYNSKGDGSLLMTMGLVMVGAIQTNSSKVDLSRVTPIARLTGEYEVLVVPASSPYKNLGDLVTAWKANPSLPFAGGSAGGTDHMLVGLLAKAGGIDPKKMNYVPFSGGGETLAAVLGNQVTAAVAGYGEFEAQIKAGKLRALGISAPKAQPGIPVPTMKSQGFNVDLANWRGIVAAPGLSSSEKAALVSVMDKLHASKEWKDTIKTRNWTDLYMSGSKFDVFLKLEANRTRDILKDIGLVK from the coding sequence ATGAAAAAAACTGCTCTTCTGGCTGCGTCGGCCCTGCTGACGCTCGCCACGCCCGCCACCGCCCAGAACGTCAGCAACCTGCGCATCATGGCCCCCGCCAGCCCCGGCGGCGGCTGGGACCAGACCAGCCGCGCCATCCAGACCGTGCTGCAGAACCAGGGCATCGCCAAGCCCGTGCAGGTGTTCAACGTGCCCGGCGCGGGCGGCACCATCGGCCTGGCGCAGCTGTACAACAGCAAGGGTGACGGCAGCCTGCTGATGACCATGGGCCTCGTGATGGTCGGCGCCATCCAGACGAACAGCTCCAAGGTGGACCTCAGCCGCGTTACCCCCATTGCCCGCCTGACCGGCGAGTACGAGGTGCTCGTGGTGCCCGCCAGCAGCCCCTACAAGAACCTGGGTGACCTGGTCACGGCCTGGAAGGCCAACCCCAGCCTGCCGTTCGCGGGCGGCAGCGCCGGCGGCACCGACCACATGCTGGTCGGACTGCTCGCCAAGGCGGGCGGCATTGACCCCAAGAAGATGAACTACGTGCCCTTCAGCGGCGGCGGCGAGACCCTCGCGGCTGTGCTGGGCAACCAGGTGACGGCCGCCGTCGCCGGGTACGGCGAGTTCGAGGCGCAGATCAAGGCTGGCAAGCTCCGCGCCCTGGGCATCAGCGCGCCCAAGGCCCAGCCGGGCATTCCGGTCCCCACCATGAAGTCCCAGGGCTTCAACGTGGACCTCGCCAACTGGCGCGGCATCGTGGCCGCCCCGGGCCTGAGCAGCAGTGAGAAGGCCGCGCTGGTGTCCGTGATGGACAAGCTGCACGCCAGCAAAGAATGGAAGGACACCATCAAGACCCGCAACTGGACGGACCTGTACATGAGCGGCAGCAAGTTCGACGTGTTCCTGAAGCTGGAAGCCAACCGGACCCGCGACATCCTCAAGGACATCGGGCTCGTCAAGTAA
- a CDS encoding tripartite tricarboxylate transporter permease produces MDAVHSLFAGFETALTPLNLLWALIGVTLGTLVGVLPGIGPALTVALLLPVTAKLPPVSAFIMFAGIYYGGMFGGSTTSILLNTPGESSSIITALEGNKMARRGRAAAALATAAIGSFVAGTIGTMLLTFAAPAIAEVAVQIPPSAKFALIMLAFVTISATFGGSPLRGLISLFLGLAIGLIGTDLQSGQARFTLGYPELLDGIDFVTVVIGLFAVGETLFVASRLRKDKASVIKLEGNASMTRDDWRRSWKPWLRGTALGFPFGAIPAGGAEIPTFLSYTLEKKLSKHSEEFGKGAIEGVAGPEAANNASAAGVLVPLLTLGLPTSATAAILLAAFQQYGLQPGPLLFVTSPDLVWGLIASLYIGNVMLLALNLPLAPIWAKLLLIPRPFLYAGILVFSTVGVYSLNNSVFDLILLAIFGLIGYGMRRFDFPVTPAIIGVILGPVSESQFRTAMQQSGGDVSVFVRQPLSLFILLIVLAALVVPQVLKVRAARAAKGDSLSA; encoded by the coding sequence ATGGACGCCGTTCACTCCCTGTTCGCGGGCTTCGAGACGGCCCTGACCCCCCTGAATCTGCTGTGGGCGCTGATCGGCGTGACGCTGGGCACCCTGGTGGGCGTGCTGCCCGGCATCGGCCCGGCCCTGACGGTGGCGCTGCTGCTGCCCGTCACGGCGAAACTGCCGCCCGTGAGTGCGTTCATCATGTTCGCCGGGATCTACTACGGCGGGATGTTCGGCGGCAGCACGACCAGCATCCTGCTGAACACCCCGGGCGAGTCGAGCAGCATCATCACGGCGCTGGAGGGCAACAAGATGGCCCGCCGGGGCCGCGCCGCCGCCGCCCTGGCCACCGCCGCGATCGGGTCGTTCGTGGCGGGCACCATCGGCACCATGCTGCTGACGTTCGCAGCGCCCGCCATCGCGGAGGTCGCGGTGCAGATCCCGCCCAGCGCGAAGTTCGCGCTGATCATGCTGGCGTTCGTGACGATCAGCGCCACATTCGGCGGCTCACCGCTGCGCGGCCTGATCAGCTTGTTCCTGGGCCTGGCGATCGGCCTGATCGGCACGGACCTTCAGAGTGGCCAGGCGCGTTTCACGCTGGGCTATCCCGAGCTGCTGGACGGCATTGATTTCGTGACGGTCGTGATCGGCCTGTTCGCCGTCGGGGAGACGCTCTTTGTCGCCAGCCGTCTGCGTAAGGACAAGGCCAGCGTGATCAAACTGGAAGGCAACGCCAGCATGACCCGCGACGACTGGCGGCGCTCGTGGAAGCCGTGGCTGCGCGGCACGGCGCTGGGCTTCCCGTTCGGCGCGATTCCGGCGGGCGGCGCGGAAATCCCCACGTTCCTGTCCTACACGCTGGAGAAGAAACTCAGCAAGCACTCCGAGGAATTCGGCAAGGGCGCCATCGAGGGCGTGGCCGGGCCGGAAGCGGCGAACAACGCGTCGGCGGCGGGCGTGCTGGTGCCCCTGCTCACGCTGGGTCTGCCCACCAGCGCCACGGCGGCGATCCTGCTGGCCGCGTTCCAGCAGTACGGGCTGCAACCCGGGCCGCTGCTGTTCGTGACCAGCCCGGACCTCGTGTGGGGATTGATTGCCAGCCTGTACATCGGGAACGTGATGCTGCTGGCCCTGAACCTGCCACTCGCGCCGATCTGGGCGAAACTGCTGCTCATCCCGCGCCCCTTCCTGTACGCCGGGATTCTGGTGTTCAGCACGGTGGGCGTGTACTCCCTGAACAACAGCGTGTTCGACCTGATCCTGCTGGCCATCTTCGGCCTGATCGGGTACGGCATGCGCCGCTTCGACTTCCCCGTGACGCCCGCGATCATCGGCGTGATCCTGGGGCCGGTCTCGGAAAGCCAGTTCCGCACCGCCATGCAGCAGAGCGGCGGGGACGTGAGCGTGTTCGTGCGCCAGCCGCTGTCGCTGTTCATCCTGCTGATCGTGCTGGCCGCGCTGGTGGTGCCGCAGGTGCTGAAAGTGCGTGCCGCCCGGGCCGCGAAGGGCGATTCCCTGAGCGCCTGA
- a CDS encoding type 1 glutamine amidotransferase domain-containing protein, producing MTKNILVVMSSEGQLPLKGGQTHATGFYLNEFGVPAHRLSQEGYTLTIATPKGNRPPMDHGSDSKDFFKDEAEHQQIKAFVEQTLSGPIHKLSDTAANLDQFDAVFLPGGHAPMIELMRDADLGKVLRHFHEKGQPTALICHAPVALLAAQQDAATYQTALQNGETPAAQGFLYDGYKATVFSTPEEQDAEKTFEAPMQYYPADALRAAGMDVQNGGKYQSHVVRDRELITGQNPMSDEEFVTALLGALKGETVTA from the coding sequence ATGACCAAGAACATCCTCGTCGTCATGTCCAGCGAAGGCCAGCTGCCCCTCAAAGGCGGCCAGACGCACGCCACCGGCTTCTACCTCAACGAATTCGGCGTGCCCGCCCACCGCCTCAGCCAGGAAGGCTACACGCTGACCATCGCCACCCCCAAGGGGAACCGCCCCCCCATGGACCACGGCAGCGACAGCAAGGACTTCTTCAAGGACGAGGCCGAACACCAGCAGATCAAGGCCTTCGTCGAGCAGACCCTCAGCGGACCCATCCACAAGCTGAGCGACACCGCCGCGAACCTCGACCAGTTCGACGCGGTGTTCCTGCCCGGCGGGCACGCCCCCATGATCGAACTCATGCGCGACGCCGACCTGGGCAAGGTGCTGCGCCACTTCCACGAGAAGGGCCAGCCCACCGCGCTGATCTGCCACGCGCCCGTCGCGCTGCTCGCCGCTCAGCAGGACGCCGCCACCTACCAGACGGCCCTCCAGAACGGCGAGACACCCGCCGCGCAGGGCTTCCTGTACGACGGCTACAAGGCCACCGTGTTCAGCACCCCCGAGGAACAGGACGCCGAGAAGACCTTCGAGGCCCCCATGCAGTACTACCCCGCCGACGCCCTGCGCGCCGCCGGCATGGACGTGCAGAACGGCGGCAAGTACCAGAGCCACGTCGTGCGCGACCGTGAACTCATCACCGGGCAGAACCCCATGAGCGACGAGGAGTTCGTGACCGCCCTGCTGGGCGCCCTGAAGGGCGAGACGGTGACCGCATGA
- a CDS encoding ATP-binding protein, which translates to MIRRRPNLQGRLVRLHLLVLCAMTALLVGVQTAQLYGEARERLGERALTASRIVAKLPIVIGGAEQGAQNAALNAQVNVLRQEAGADFIVVGNRQGIRLAHPVPERLGKPMEGGDNEQPLAGQEVVSVARGSLGLSVRGKVPIWEGGLPGSRVVGVVSTGYLMPQVWHLVTSALISLLPWFVLALALGTVGAVWAARRLRAEILNLEPEQIAALARQQRAVLAALREGVLAVDGGGLVTLSSDRAVTLLGGQSAPAPLATLWPELALLTGSGPVPRAQNLELTMRGQPVLVNLEPLEGGGFVAGFRDRAEALALAEELTHARGFVDVLRAQTHEYQNRLHVLSGLLQLGRGEEALRVLNAEIHADAQFRQLLRDVQVPRLVALLAGKRERAQELGIDFQITEGSHLGPHWERHADTLVSAVGNFTENAFEALAGQPGLVTVTIGEDPDGMQVEVEDSGPGVPAALHATLFERGASSKGEGRGYGLHGVAARVQGLGGTLRHTRRGPLTVFQLSLPQPSPHRPALHPSEVNA; encoded by the coding sequence ATGATCCGACGTCGTCCGAACCTCCAGGGCCGACTGGTGCGACTGCACCTGCTCGTGCTGTGCGCCATGACCGCTCTGCTGGTCGGCGTGCAGACCGCGCAGCTGTACGGCGAGGCCCGCGAGCGCCTGGGCGAGCGGGCCCTGACGGCCAGCCGCATCGTGGCCAAACTGCCCATCGTCATCGGGGGCGCCGAGCAGGGCGCCCAGAACGCCGCCCTGAACGCGCAGGTGAACGTCCTGCGGCAGGAGGCCGGCGCTGATTTCATCGTGGTGGGCAACCGCCAGGGCATCCGCCTGGCGCATCCCGTTCCGGAACGGCTGGGTAAACCCATGGAGGGCGGTGACAACGAGCAGCCGCTGGCCGGGCAGGAGGTCGTGTCCGTCGCGCGCGGCAGCCTGGGCCTGAGTGTGCGCGGCAAGGTCCCCATCTGGGAGGGCGGCCTGCCCGGCTCGCGCGTGGTCGGGGTGGTCAGCACCGGGTACCTGATGCCGCAGGTGTGGCACCTCGTGACCAGCGCGCTGATCAGCCTGCTGCCGTGGTTTGTGCTGGCCCTGGCGCTGGGCACGGTGGGCGCCGTGTGGGCCGCGCGGCGCCTGCGGGCCGAGATCCTGAACCTGGAACCCGAACAGATCGCGGCGCTGGCCCGGCAGCAGCGGGCGGTGCTGGCCGCCCTGCGCGAGGGGGTCCTGGCCGTGGACGGGGGCGGGCTGGTCACGCTGAGCAGCGACCGCGCCGTGACCCTGCTGGGCGGCCAGAGCGCCCCGGCACCCCTGGCGACCCTGTGGCCGGAACTGGCCCTCCTAACGGGCAGTGGCCCAGTCCCGCGCGCGCAGAACCTGGAACTGACCATGCGGGGCCAGCCGGTCCTCGTGAACCTTGAACCTCTGGAGGGCGGCGGCTTCGTCGCGGGTTTCCGCGACCGGGCCGAGGCGCTGGCGCTGGCCGAGGAACTCACGCACGCGCGCGGCTTCGTGGACGTCCTGCGCGCCCAGACGCACGAGTACCAGAATCGCCTGCACGTCCTGTCCGGCCTGCTGCAACTTGGGCGGGGCGAGGAGGCCCTGCGCGTCCTGAATGCCGAGATCCACGCCGACGCGCAGTTCCGCCAGCTACTGCGCGACGTGCAAGTGCCCCGGCTGGTTGCGCTCCTGGCGGGCAAACGGGAGCGCGCGCAGGAACTCGGCATTGACTTCCAGATCACCGAGGGCAGCCACCTGGGCCCCCACTGGGAACGCCACGCGGACACGCTGGTCAGCGCCGTGGGGAACTTCACCGAGAACGCCTTCGAGGCCCTGGCCGGACAGCCTGGCCTGGTGACCGTCACCATCGGCGAGGACCCGGACGGCATGCAGGTCGAGGTGGAAGACAGCGGCCCCGGCGTACCGGCGGCCCTGCACGCCACGCTGTTCGAACGCGGCGCGAGCAGCAAGGGCGAGGGGCGCGGCTACGGCCTGCACGGCGTTGCCGCCCGCGTGCAGGGCCTGGGCGGTACGCTGCGTCACACGCGGCGTGGCCCGCTCACCGTGTTCCAGCTCAGCCTGCCGCAGCCCAGCCCCCACCGCCCCGCCCTCCACCCGTCAGAGGTGA
- a CDS encoding putative quinol monooxygenase, whose translation MSVIAVHAIITPKPEHVNDVQTEMLNMVRASRQEPGNLRYDLLREEKDGTVRFHVQERYRDRAATQAHRDSEHYQAYRGKAGDWFAATPEVTVLEEIDVA comes from the coding sequence ATGAGCGTCATCGCCGTCCACGCCATCATCACCCCGAAACCCGAGCACGTGAACGACGTGCAGACCGAGATGCTGAACATGGTCCGCGCCAGCCGCCAGGAACCCGGCAACCTCCGCTACGACCTGCTGCGCGAGGAAAAGGACGGCACCGTCCGCTTCCACGTGCAGGAACGCTACCGCGACCGCGCCGCCACCCAGGCCCACCGCGACAGCGAGCACTACCAGGCGTACCGCGGCAAGGCCGGTGACTGGTTCGCCGCCACGCCCGAGGTGACGGTGCTTGAAGAGATCGACGTGGCCTAA
- a CDS encoding ATP-binding protein has protein sequence MNTGSVLVLRTLGVPRAAVHGAALDVTGKSLALLMFLGVEGETPREVLADLLWSEQGEDAARRNLRVQLHRMKAAGLTEWLEVGPGAVALRGPVEVDLHQLRAALASGDAPGAAGFARGRFLDHLSVPGAAQFEVWLDRVADQALEDQLRALDALAAHEAARGAWPGVLAAHAQALTLDPLRERSVRGQMDTLAVLGQREAALDVYRALCRRLREELGAEPLPATRLLAEQLREQPKAAPSPSGPLVGRDAEVAAVRSARTVLLLGEAGIGKSRLLREVAPDALVLRGVPELTPLPFGAVLDALRADDGALERCPAALRPALAAALSAPGGAAAADRGATLDVLAGALLAAAGGRSVVVEDLHWLDAGSLEAAFLALHRGARHLWLSARPEELDGRADLRTVLARVNPPHLKLSELSLPAVQQLIAGLAGGDAPLFTARLFEATAGHPLFLMETLRDLRERGLLSERGGRWHTPFDAFTVDYAEVPVPPSVTQAIRGRVERLGRVTRQLLQAGALWGEAFPPALVAGCVSVPVGDALDELERAQDARLVTPDGAGFRFGHDLHRRALLDGLSGARRQHLHAQLAALAPAGTPAGTTAQHFEAGGQPERAWPLWTRAAQEAAGLFAHADAFALYGRALACQPPPREMFAVRVARSELCRHLDDEPSREAELDALADLAAELNEPACWADLAARRAKYHTERDEYTQAVAVVQAALARHRASLGADEHSALLLEGGAALACLEDWTASEALLREALTLTADVLPVRASNVLYWLGYGAYRTRQFARAAEAYRQSVEVLPPDTLSRGRVLSLWKVGACLRRLGQWCDAAATLSEADDSARTLNAGSIRGLIVAEQAALAFDQGERAVAAALAAEAQALLTPGGDEGWDVLTPLLRSLQMQEASQAK, from the coding sequence ATGAACACCGGGTCAGTGCTGGTCCTGCGGACACTGGGCGTCCCGCGCGCCGCCGTGCACGGCGCGGCACTGGACGTGACGGGCAAGAGTCTGGCGCTGCTCATGTTCCTGGGCGTCGAGGGTGAGACGCCGCGGGAGGTGCTGGCGGACCTGCTGTGGTCCGAGCAGGGTGAGGACGCGGCGCGGCGCAACCTGCGCGTGCAGCTGCACCGCATGAAAGCGGCGGGACTGACCGAGTGGCTGGAGGTGGGCCCAGGCGCGGTGGCGCTGCGGGGGCCGGTGGAGGTGGACCTGCACCAGCTGCGCGCGGCGCTGGCGTCCGGGGACGCGCCGGGCGCGGCGGGCTTCGCGCGCGGGCGTTTTCTGGATCACCTGAGCGTGCCGGGCGCCGCCCAGTTCGAGGTGTGGCTGGACCGGGTGGCGGATCAGGCGCTGGAGGATCAGCTGCGGGCGCTGGACGCCCTGGCTGCGCACGAGGCGGCGCGGGGGGCGTGGCCGGGCGTGCTGGCCGCGCACGCGCAGGCGCTCACGCTGGACCCGCTGCGGGAGCGGAGCGTGCGGGGCCAGATGGATACGCTGGCGGTGCTGGGCCAGCGGGAGGCGGCGCTGGACGTCTACCGCGCGCTGTGCCGGAGGCTGCGCGAGGAACTGGGCGCCGAGCCCCTTCCGGCGACGCGCCTGCTGGCCGAGCAGCTGAGGGAGCAGCCGAAGGCGGCGCCCTCCCCGTCTGGTCCGCTGGTGGGCCGTGACGCGGAGGTGGCAGCGGTCCGCTCGGCCCGGACGGTGCTGCTGCTGGGCGAGGCCGGGATCGGCAAGTCGCGGCTGCTGCGCGAGGTGGCGCCGGACGCTCTGGTGCTGCGCGGCGTGCCGGAGTTGACGCCCCTGCCGTTTGGCGCGGTGCTGGACGCCCTGCGGGCCGACGATGGAGCGCTGGAGCGCTGCCCGGCGGCGTTGCGGCCCGCGCTGGCCGCGGCCCTGAGCGCGCCGGGCGGCGCCGCCGCCGCGGACCGGGGCGCGACACTGGACGTGCTGGCTGGCGCCCTGCTGGCCGCCGCGGGCGGACGGAGCGTGGTGGTGGAAGACCTGCACTGGCTGGACGCCGGGTCGCTGGAGGCGGCGTTCCTGGCGCTGCACCGCGGCGCGCGGCACCTGTGGCTGTCCGCGCGGCCAGAGGAGCTGGATGGCCGCGCGGACCTGCGGACGGTTCTGGCGCGCGTGAATCCGCCGCACCTGAAGCTCTCGGAGTTATCGCTCCCAGCGGTGCAGCAGCTGATTGCCGGGCTGGCCGGTGGTGACGCGCCCCTGTTTACGGCGCGTCTGTTCGAGGCGACTGCCGGGCACCCCCTGTTCCTGATGGAGACCCTGCGGGACCTGCGCGAGCGGGGCCTGCTGTCCGAGCGGGGTGGCCGCTGGCATACGCCCTTTGACGCCTTCACGGTGGATTACGCGGAGGTGCCGGTCCCGCCGTCCGTGACGCAGGCCATCCGGGGCCGCGTGGAACGGCTGGGCCGCGTCACCCGTCAGCTGCTTCAGGCGGGCGCGCTGTGGGGCGAGGCGTTCCCTCCCGCGCTGGTGGCCGGCTGCGTGAGCGTGCCGGTCGGGGACGCGCTGGACGAACTGGAGCGGGCGCAGGACGCGCGGCTGGTCACGCCGGACGGCGCGGGCTTCCGGTTCGGGCATGACCTTCACCGCCGCGCCCTGCTGGACGGCCTGAGCGGCGCGCGGCGCCAGCACCTGCACGCCCAGCTGGCCGCGCTTGCTCCGGCGGGGACGCCCGCGGGGACGACCGCGCAGCATTTCGAGGCGGGCGGGCAGCCGGAGCGGGCCTGGCCCCTGTGGACGCGGGCCGCGCAGGAGGCCGCGGGCCTGTTCGCGCATGCGGACGCGTTCGCGCTGTACGGGCGGGCGCTGGCGTGCCAGCCGCCCCCACGTGAGATGTTCGCGGTCCGCGTGGCCCGCAGTGAACTGTGCCGGCACCTTGATGACGAACCGTCCCGCGAGGCCGAGCTGGACGCCCTGGCGGACCTGGCGGCCGAGCTGAACGAGCCGGCCTGCTGGGCTGACCTGGCTGCCCGCCGGGCGAAGTACCACACGGAGCGGGACGAGTACACGCAGGCGGTGGCAGTGGTGCAGGCCGCGCTGGCGCGGCACCGGGCGAGCCTGGGGGCCGACGAGCACTCGGCGTTGCTGCTGGAGGGCGGCGCGGCGCTGGCGTGCCTGGAGGACTGGACCGCGTCCGAGGCTCTGCTGCGCGAGGCACTGACCCTGACCGCTGACGTGCTGCCGGTCCGCGCGTCGAACGTCCTGTACTGGCTCGGGTACGGCGCGTACCGGACCAGACAGTTCGCGCGGGCAGCCGAGGCGTACCGGCAGTCAGTGGAAGTGCTGCCGCCGGACACCCTGTCGCGCGGCCGGGTGCTGAGCCTGTGGAAGGTGGGCGCGTGCCTGCGCCGACTGGGACAGTGGTGCGACGCGGCAGCCACGCTGAGCGAGGCTGATGACAGCGCCCGCACGCTGAACGCCGGGTCCATCCGCGGCCTGATCGTGGCGGAGCAGGCGGCGCTCGCGTTCGATCAGGGCGAGCGGGCGGTAGCGGCCGCACTGGCAGCGGAAGCGCAGGCCCTCCTGACACCGGGCGGCGATGAAGGCTGGGACGTCCTGACGCCCCTGCTGCGCAGCCTGCAGATGCAGGAAGCGTCACAGGCGAAGTAG
- a CDS encoding tripartite tricarboxylate transporter TctB family protein: MSDPAPSSTLPARPALSVPDLLVALGVLIVGALLLIGTLKIPFGINAYVGPRVFPMIVSVGTLLLGTLLLVATLRGYRAEPAAEEDSDPDAQPDLRQPGIILGGFLLGALILTPLGFVLGTAVMYFSVAFAFGERRLGLMAGVSLIVALVTYVAFTRGLGLSLPAGILNGVL, from the coding sequence ATGTCTGACCCTGCCCCCTCCTCCACCCTCCCGGCGCGGCCCGCGCTGAGCGTCCCGGACCTCCTGGTCGCGCTGGGCGTCCTGATCGTCGGGGCGCTGCTCCTGATTGGCACGCTGAAGATCCCGTTCGGCATCAACGCGTACGTGGGGCCGCGCGTATTCCCCATGATCGTCTCGGTCGGCACGCTGCTGCTGGGCACCCTGCTGCTGGTCGCCACGCTGCGCGGGTACCGCGCCGAACCGGCCGCGGAAGAAGACAGCGACCCGGACGCGCAGCCGGACCTGCGCCAGCCGGGCATCATCCTGGGCGGCTTCCTGCTGGGCGCGCTGATCCTGACGCCGCTGGGCTTCGTGCTCGGCACGGCCGTCATGTACTTCAGCGTGGCCTTCGCCTTCGGTGAGCGCCGCCTGGGCCTGATGGCCGGCGTGTCGCTGATCGTGGCGCTCGTCACGTACGTCGCGTTCACGCGTGGCCTGGGCCTGAGCCTGCCGGCCGGCATTCTGAACGGGGTGCTGTGA